In Sebastes fasciatus isolate fSebFas1 unplaced genomic scaffold, fSebFas1.pri Scaffold_30, whole genome shotgun sequence, the DNA window tatatacgtcctctccttgtctgtatatacgtcctctccttgtgtctatatacgtcctctccttgtctgtatatacgtcctctccttgtctctatatacgtcctctccttgtctgtatatacgtcctctccttgtctgtatatacgtcctctccttgtctgtatatacgtcctctccttgtgtctatatacgtcctctccttgtctgtatatacgtcctctccttgtctctatatacgtcctctccttgtgtctatatacgtcctctccttgtctctatatacgtcctctccttgtgtctatatacgtcctctccttgtgtctatatacgtcctctccttgtctctatatacgtcctctccttgtctctatatacgtcctctccttgtctctatatacgtcctctccttgtctctatatacgtcctctccttgtctctatatacgtcctctccttgtctctatatacgtcctctccttgtctctatatacgtcctctccttgtctctatatacgtcctctccttgtctgtatatacgtcctctccttgtctctatatacgtcctctccttgtgtctatatacgtcctctccttgtctgtatatacgtcctctccttgtctctatatacgtcctctccttgtctctatatacgtcctctccttgtctctatatacgtcctctccttgtctctatatacgtcctctccttgtctgtatatacgtcctctccttgtctctatatacgtcctctccttgtctctatatacgtcctctccttgtctctatatacgtcctctccttgtctctatatacgtcctctccttgtctgtatatacgtcctctccttgtctctatatacgtcctctccttgtctctatatacgtcctctccttgtctttatatacgtcctctccttgtctctatatacgtcctctccttgtctctatatacgtcctctccttgtgtctatatacgtcctctccttgtctctatatacgtcctctccttgtctgtatatacgtcctctccttgtctgtatatacgtcctctccttgtgtctatatacgtcctctccttgtctgtatatacgtcctctccttgtgtctatatacgtcctctccttgtctgtatatacgtcctctccttgtgtctatatacgtcctctccttgtctctatatacgtcctctccttgtctctatatacgtcctctccttgtctctatatacgtcctctccttgtctctatatacgtcctctccttgtctctatatacgtcctctccttgtttgtatatacgtcctctccttgtctctatatacgtcctctccttgtgtctatatacgtcctctccttgtctctatatacatcctctccttgtctctatatacatcctctccttgtctgtatatacgtcctctccttgtctctatatacgtcctctccttgtctctatatacgtcctctccttgtctctatatacgtcctctccttgtctctatatacgtcctctccttgtctgtatatacgtcctctccttgtctctatatacgtcctctccttgtctctatatacgtcctctccttgtctttatatacgtcctctccttgtctctatatacgtcctctccttgtctgtatatacgtcctctccttgtctctatatacgtcctctccttgtctctatatacgtcctctccttgtctctatatacgtcctctccttgtgtctatatacgtcctctccttgtctctatatacgtcctctccttgtctgtatatacgtcctctccttgtctgtatatacgtcctctccttgtgtctatatacgtcctctccttgtctgtatatacgtcctctccttgtctgtatatacgtcctctccttgtgtctatatacgtcctctccttgtctgtatatacgtcctctccttgtgtctatatacgtcctctccttgtctctatatacgtcctctccttgtctctatatacgtcctctccttgtgtctatatacgtcctctccttgtctctatatacgtcctctccttgtctgtatatacgtcctctccttgtctctatatacgtcctctccttgtgtctatatacgtcctctccttgtctgtatatacgtcctctccttgtctctatatacgtcctctccttgtgtctatatacgtcctctccttgtctgtatatatgtcctctccttgtctctatatacgtcctctccttgtgtctatatacgtcctctccttgtctctatatacgtcctctccttgtgtctatatacatcctctccttgtgtctatatacgtcctctccttgtctctatatacgtcctctccttgtctctatatacgtcctctccttgtctctatatacgtcctctccttgtctctatatatgtcctctccttgtctttatatacgtcctctccttgtctctatatacgtcctctccttgtgtctatatacatcctctccttgtgtctatatacgtcctctccttgtatctatatacgtcctctccttgtctctatatacgtcctctccttgtctctatatacgtcctctccttgtctctatatacgtcctctccttgtctgtatatacgtcctctccttgtctctatatacgtcctctccttgtctctatatacgtcctctccttgtctctatatatgtcctctccttgtctgtatatacgtcctctccttgtctctatatatgtcctctccttgtctgtatatacgtcctctccttgtctctatatacgtcctctccttgtctctatatacgtcctctccttgtctctatatacgtcctctccttgtctctatatatgtcctctccttgtctttatatacgtcctctccttgtctctatatacgtcctctccttgtgtctatatacatcctctccttgtgtctatatacgtcctctccttgtctctatatacgtcctctccttgtctctatatacgtcctctccttgtctctatatacgtcctctccttgtctctatatacgtcctctccttgtctctatatatgtcctctccttgtctgtatatacgtcctctccttgtctctatatacgtcctctccttgtctctatatatgtcttctccttgtctgtatatacgtcctctccttgtctctatatatgtcctctccttgtctgtatatacgtcctctccttgtctctatatacgtcctctccttgtctctatatacgtcctctccttgtctctatatatgtcctctccttgtctgtatatacgtcctctccttgtctctatatacgtcctctccttgtctctatatacgtcctctccttgtctctatatatgtcctctccttgtctgtatatacgtcctctccttgtctctatatacgtcctctccttgtctctatatacgtcctctccttgtctgtatatacgtcctctccttgtctctatatatgtcctctccttgtctgtatatacgtcctctccttgtctctatatacgtcctctccttgtctctatatacgtcctctccttgtctgtatatacgtcctctccttgtctctatatatgtcctctccttgtctgtatatacgtcctctccttgtctctatatacgtcctctccttgtctctatatacgtcctctccttgtctctatatatgtcctctccttgtctgtatatacgtcctctccttgtctctatatacgtcctctccttgtctctatatatgtcctctccttgtctctatatatgtcctctccttgtctctatatacgtcctctccttgtctctatatacgtcctctccttgtctctatatacgtcctctccttgtctctatatacgtcctctccttgtctctatatacgtcctctccttgtctctatatacgtcctctccttgtctgtatatacgtcctctccttgtctctatatacgtcctctccttgtctctatatatgtcctctccttgtctctatatatgtcctctccttgtctctatatacgtcctctccttgtgtgtatatacgtcctctccttgtctctatatacgtcctctccttgtctctatatatgtcctctccttgtctgtatatacgtcctctccttgtctctatatatgtcctctccttgtctctatatatgtcctctccttgtctctatatacatcctctccttgtctctatatatgtcctctccttgtgtctatatacgtcctctccttgtctctatatatgtcctctccttgtctctatatacgtcctctccttgtctctatatatgtcctctccttgtctgtatatacgtcctctccttgtctctatatacgtcctctccttgtctctatatatgtcctctccttgtctctatatatgtcctctccttgtctctatatacgtcctctccttgtctgtatatacgtcctctccttgtctctatatacgtcctctccttgtctctatatatgtcctctccttgtctctatatatgtcctctccttgtctgtatatacgtcctctccttgtctctatatatgtcctctccttgtctctatatatgtcctctccttgtctctatatacatcctctccttgtctctatatacgtcctctccttgtctctatatacgtcctctccttgtctgtatatacgtcctctccttgtctgtatatacgtcctctccttgtctctatatacgtcctctccttgtctctatatacgtcctctgcttgtctgtatatacgtcctctccttgtctctatatacgtcctctccttgtctctatatacgtcctctccttgtctctatatacgtcctctccttgtctctatatacgtcctctccttgtctctatatacgtcctctccttgtctgtatatacgtcctctccttgtctgtatatacgtcctctccttgtctctatatacgtcctctccttgtctgtatatacgtcctctccttgtctctatatacgtcctctccttgtctgtatatacgtcctctccttgtctctatatacatcctctccttgtctctatatacgtcctctccttgtctgtatatacgtcctctccttgtctctatatacgtcctcatGAGAACATGAACAGTATAGAAGACACCTTAATAAGAGCTGTGATTCTGTTCAGATGCTCCGTCCAGTCCGATCGTCTACACCAAAGACGACGTGGATCTGGGACAGGAGAACATCCTCATCTGTCATGTGACTGGGTTCTATCCGGCTCCTGTTAACGTCTCCTGGACAAAGAACGGAGAGAAGGTCACCGTAGGAACCAGCATCAATGTTCCCTTCATGAACAAAGACGGAACCTACAACCAGTTCTCCACACTGAAGTTCACCCCACAGCTGGGAGACATCTACAGCTGTGAGGTGGAACATCTGGCCCTGGAGCAACCACTGACCAGAATCTGGGGTGAGAAACACTTTATTAACATCTAAACAAACTACAGACAAACTACAGACAGATCAATACAGACACCTGATGAACTGACCAAACTACAGACAAACTACAGACAGATCAATACAGACACCTGATGAACTGACCAAACTACAGACAAACTACAGACAGATCAATACAGACACCTGATGAACTGACCAAACTACAGCTGATCCGTCTCCAGATGTGGAGGTGAAGCTGAATATTTCTGTCTCCAGATGTGGAGGTGGAGCTGAATGTTTCTGTCTCCAGATGTGGAGGTGAAGCTGAATGTTTCTGTCTCCAGATGTGGAGGTGAAGCTGAATGTTTTCTGTCTCCAGATGTGGAGGTGAAGCTGAATATCTCTGTGTCCAGATGTGGAGATGTGAttagtgtctctgtgtgttttctgtgtccagatgtggaggagtgattagtgtctctgtgtgttttctgtgtccaGATGTGGAGGTGAAGCTAAATGTTTCTGTCTCCAGATGTGGAGGTAAAGCTGAATGTTTCTGTGtccagatgtggaggagtgattagtgtctctgtgtgtttctgtctccagATGTGGAGGTGAAGCTGAATGTCTCTGTGtccagatgtggaggagtgatgagtgtctctgtgtgttttctgtctccaGATGTGGAGGTGAAGCTGCATGTTTCTGTGTCCAGATGTGGAGGTGAAGCtgaatgtctctgtgtgttttctgtgtccaGATGTGGAGAAGCCTCAGCCCGGTATTGGCCCATCAGTGTTCTGTGGACTGGGTCTGACGGTGGGTCTGCTCGGTGTGGCTGCTGGAACCTTCTTCCTCATCAAAGGAAACGAGTGCAGCTGATTGGTtggagctgatgatgtcatcacctGGTATATAGTTATCTATAGTAATATCActgctgtctctctcactgtttaacagctttcCTTCATTCTTTGCTGCAGATTAAATCCAGTTTActcattaaaatgataaatgatcAAATATATTCACtgaaatgatgctgaaataaataaataaagattctGTCTTCCAGATGTGTTGAACATGTAAAGACTCGTTCTTTATGCTCATTCTCACGTTCATGCTTTTTATGATGTTTAAACTAAAATACTGGCCACATCTGACGCAGTGCACATTTAATGTTAagaaattatattattgttctcatcctgtctgtctgaatatacatatacacatatatacatatacacatatccctgtattcaccctctgtctgaatatacatatacacacatactacatattcacctgtctgtctgaatattcctgtattcaccctctgtctgtatATACATATCCATATATACTACATATTCACCGTCTGAACCGCTCCGGTTtagctcctgtctctttaagagccCCTCCctaaaaagcccagtctgctctgattggctggagagGAAAACATGGTTCACCTGAGTAAAGGTAGTTCTccagctgtgggcggtatattctaatgaggctGTGACATAAGAAGGGGAGACAGGTGTGATTGGCTGGTTGAATcccatcccataataacctgaCTGGTTGTCTGATTTCACAGTTTGAGGGTTGGTAGGAAGTCCAGAGAGCCAGATGGAGAACAGGTATACGTCTCCTTTAAAGGACAGGTTCACCTTTCTTCAGATCTCTCTTAGTAAAACACTCCCACTCCCCTGAGTACATGGACAGGATGAGAGCTGCAGCTGTTCATGAAGAGTGAAGACGTCTGTTTCTAACCTGATTCCTGTCCTTGTGTCCAGGCTGAGCTGCAGACTCAGTCAACAGAGAGTAGCTTTAAAGACCTCCTCCTGATGAAGCTTCATCTAACTCCAGATCAACTTTACAATAGATTTACAGAGAGAGGACTGTAGATGTAGTCCTCCATCACTTACCTTTAAACTGTCTTCTGATCACTCTGATCAGGAGGAATCAATACagaaactttaaccctttcaacgTGTTTAAAAACAGACTTTAATGAGAACCTGTTTTTAAAGTTTAACCTTTCCTTTGAACTTTATAACAAAGGTTTAGTGTTTTCAGTGTTTATTCATCAGAAAATgaccaaaacatttatttattttagtggaAAACGTTTTAACAACATAATGAGGAGATGTAAGTTTAAATATCTTCCCAgtgaaacatttataaataaacgTATGAATTAAATATTCACAACGTATTCCTTTCCCTTTCCTGAGATATTCACTTCTCAAATGAAAGACTTGCTGGTACTGTGGTGTTTAAGTCCTGAACGTTGGCTGTTCAACTGACACGGTCATGTTCTGAACATTAGCTGGACTACattacccatgagcctcagctgCTGTTGCTATGGAGATGACGTTGGTCAAACCATGAACAGAGCttgtcaccatggttactgacTTCCTCCAGAGTTCAGGCTATAAGGGAGTCTTTATCTTGTAATGTGTTTCTTCATGTCATCTTAAAGTGTGGTGGGTCAGGGGGTCAGCtctcctgattggctgctgacAGCTGGAGGACGTCTGGTTAAACCTCTCTAACAGCAAACACCAGTCACTCCGCTCTCTTTCTCCATCACAGCCGGGAGGGAGTTCATATGTACAGATACACATCTGTATGGGTGTGTTGGAGGAATAAGACCGAGCAGTCAGTGTTGGTACTAAACCACCAAACCAGTACAGGACAGGAAGTGACCTCAGGGCTCCCAGAAAACACCAGTTCACCCCGACACCACAACACACCTCGTTACCTTCACTGGTCATTCTGGAACGTCTTCCAGTCCTTCCACTCTGACTCACTCTTCAGGATCTGTGTTTTAACTGAACTTCAACTGGTTCACTGTTTTCACTATTTCAgatgattcagctgctgatTTTCAGCTGCGAGTACAAACACAACCTTCACCTCAGGAAGTTATGAATGTGAAGTCTTCATGTTGAAATGTCCAGatcagagctgtcaatcaatttaaagAGTTAATCACATTGATCTGTGATATGATATGTTcataatgaaccttaaaggagattagtgcagtatttaatcctcttatcagcatgggagaggactaatatatatgtatatatttattatagttaATCAATGAACacagatcaataacagatattgatcagaaaccctcacaggtactgcatttagcataaaacaatatgctcccatcataacatggcaaactgcagcccaacaggcaacaacagctgtcagtgtgtcagtgtgctgacttcactatgacttgccccaaactgcatgtgatgatcataaagtgggcatgtctgtaaaggggagactcgtgggtacccatagaacccatttacattcactgatctggaggtcagaggtcaagagacccctttgaacatggacaagacagtttatcctctccaacatttagtgttagtttggagcgttatttaacctccttcatgaccagctagtctgacctggtagtagcagtagcagtagtactagtagtagtagcagtagcagtagtagtagcagtagtagcagtagcagtagtagtagtagtggtagtggtagtggtagtggcagtggcagtggtagtggtagtagtagtagcagtagcagtagcagtagcagtagcagcagcagcagcagcagcagtagcagtagcagtagtactagtagtagtagcagtagcagtagcagtagcagtagtagtagcagtagtactagtagtagtagcagtagcagtagtagtagtagcagtagtagtagtagtagcagtagcagtagcagtagcagtagcagcagcagcagcagcagcagtagcagtagcagtagtactagtagtagtagcagtagcagtagcagtagcagtagtagtagcagtagtactagtagtagtagcagtagcagtagtagtagtagcagtagtagtagtagtagcagtagcagtagcagtagtagtagtagcagtagtactagtagtagtagcagtagcagtagcagtagcagtagcagtagtagtagtagtagtagtagtagcagtagtagtagcagtagtagcagtagcagtagcagtagtagtggtagtggtagtggtagtggcagtggcagtggtagtggtagtagtagtagtagcagtagcagtagcagtagcagtagcagcagcagcagcagcagcagcagcagtagcagtagcagtagtactagtagtagtagcagtagcagtagcagtagcagtagtagtagcagtagtactagtagtagtagcagtagcagtagtagtagtagcagtagtagtagtagtagcagtagcagtagcagtagcagtagtagtagcagtagtactagtagtagtagcagtagcagtagcagtagcagtagcagcagtagcagtagcagtagcagtagcagtagtagtagtaggagtagtagtagcagtagcagtagcagtagcagtagtagtagcagtagcagtagcagtagtagtagtaggagtaggagtagtagcagtagtactagtagcagtagcagtagcagtagcagtagcagtagtagtagtagtagtagcagtagcagtagcagtagcagcagcagcagcagcagcagtagcagtagcagtagtactagtagtagtagcagtagcagtagcagtagtagtagtagcagtagtactagtagtagtagcagtagcagtagcagtagcagtagcagtagcagtagtagtagcagtagcagtagcagtagcagtagcagtagtagcagtagtactagtagtagtagcagtagcagtagcagtagcagtagcagcagtagcagtagcagtagcagtagcagtagcagtagtagtagtaggagtaggagtagtagtagtagtagtagtagtagcagtagcagtagtagtagtagtagtactagtagtagtagcagtagcagtagcagtagcagtagcagcagtagcagtagcagtagcagtagcagtagtagtagtaggagtagtagtagcagtagcagtagcagtagcagtagtagtagcagtagcagtagcagtagtagtagtagtagtagcagtagtactagtagtagtagcagtagcagtagcagtagcagtagcagcagtagcagtagcagtagcagtagcagtagtagtagtaggagtaggagtagtagcagtagtactagtagcagtagcagtagcagtagcagtagcagtagtagtagtagtagtagcagtagcagtagcagtagcagcagcagcagcagcagcagcagcagtagcagtagcagtagtactagtagtagtagcagtagcagtagcagtagcagtagcagtagtagtagcagtag includes these proteins:
- the LOC141763712 gene encoding H-2 class II histocompatibility antigen, E-D alpha chain-like isoform X11, whose translation is MKMMKMIVVLVLSGVLCVSAEVLHQDIHILGCSDVDGEFMYTLDGEEVWYADFKNNRGVDPQPSFVDHVSYGEGVLESAKANLQVCRTNLQTLRGALKDFPLEKDAPSSPIVYTKDDVDLGQENILICHVTGFYPAPVNVSWTKNGEKVTVGTSINVPFMNKDGTYNQFSTLKFTPQLGDIYSCEVEHLALEQPLTRIWDVEVKLNVSVSRCGGVISKAECFCVQMWRSD
- the LOC141763712 gene encoding H-2 class II histocompatibility antigen, E-D alpha chain-like isoform X8; this translates as MKMMKMIVVLVLSGVLCVSAEVLHQDIHILGCSDVDGEFMYTLDGEEVWYADFKNNRGVDPQPSFVDHVSYGEGVLESAKANLQVCRTNLQTLRGALKDFPLEKDAPSSPIVYTKDDVDLGQENILICHVTGFYPAPVNVSWTKNGEKVTVGTSINVPFMNKDGTYNQFSTLKFTPQLGDIYSCEVEHLALEQPLTRIWDVEVKLNVSVSRCGGEAECLCVQMWRSDECLCVFSVSRCGGEAACFCVQMWR
- the LOC141763712 gene encoding H-2 class II histocompatibility antigen, E-D alpha chain-like isoform X13, coding for MKMMKMIVVLVLSGVLCVSAEVLHQDIHILGCSDVDGEFMYTLDGEEVWYADFKNNRGVDPQPSFVDHVSYGEGVLESAKANLQVCRTNLQTLRGALKDFPLEKDAPSSPIVYTKDDVDLGQENILICHVTGFYPAPVNVSWTKNGEKVTVGTSINVPFMNKDGTYNQFSTLKFTPQLGDIYSCEVEHLALEQPLTRIWDVEVKLNVSVSRCGGEAEYLCVQMWRCD
- the LOC141763712 gene encoding mamu class II histocompatibility antigen, DR alpha chain-like isoform X5 gives rise to the protein MKMMKMIVVLVLSGVLCVSAEVLHQDIHILGCSDVDGEFMYTLDGEEVWYADFKNNRGVDPQPSFVDHVSYGEGVLESAKANLQVCRTNLQTLRGALKDFPLEKDAPSSPIVYTKDDVDLGQENILICHVTGFYPAPVNVSWTKNGEKVTVGTSINVPFMNKDGTYNQFSTLKFTPQLGDIYSCEVEHLALEQPLTRIWDVEKPQPGIGPSVFCGLGLTVGLLGVAAGTFFLIKGNECS
- the LOC141763712 gene encoding H-2 class II histocompatibility antigen, E-D alpha chain-like isoform X20 is translated as MKMMKMIVVLVLSGVLCVSAEVLHQDIHILGCSDVDGEFMYTLDGEEVWYADFKNNRGVDPQPSFVDHVSYGEGVLESAKANLQVCRTNLQTLRGALKDFPLEKDAPSSPIVYTKDDVDLGQENILICHVTGFYPAPVNVSWTKNGEKVTVGTSINVPFMNKDGTYNQFSTLKFTPQLGDIYSCEVEHLALEQPLTRIWDVEVKLNVSVSRCGGEAKCFCLQMWR
- the LOC141763712 gene encoding H-2 class II histocompatibility antigen, E-D alpha chain-like isoform X17, with the translated sequence MKMMKMIVVLVLSGVLCVSAEVLHQDIHILGCSDVDGEFMYTLDGEEVWYADFKNNRGVDPQPSFVDHVSYGEGVLESAKANLQVCRTNLQTLRGALKDFPLEKDAPSSPIVYTKDDVDLGQENILICHVTGFYPAPVNVSWTKNGEKVTVGTSINVPFMNKDGTYNQFSTLKFTPQLGDIYSCEVEHLALEQPLTRIWDVEVELNVSVSRCGGEAECFCLQMWRSD
- the LOC141763712 gene encoding H-2 class II histocompatibility antigen, E-D alpha chain-like isoform X14; the protein is MKMMKMIVVLVLSGVLCVSAEVLHQDIHILGCSDVDGEFMYTLDGEEVWYADFKNNRGVDPQPSFVDHVSYGEGVLESAKANLQVCRTNLQTLRGALKDFPLEKDAPSSPIVYTKDDVDLGQENILICHVTGFYPAPVNVSWTKNGEKVTVGTSINVPFMNKDGTYNQFSTLKFTPQLGDIYSCEVEHLALEQPLTRIWDVEVELNVSVSRCGGEAECFCLQMWRCD